The following proteins come from a genomic window of Pyxidicoccus sp. MSG2:
- the truD gene encoding tRNA pseudouridine(13) synthase TruD, which yields MRIKQKPEDFSVKESYRFDEVETGRHRVYLMDKQKLSTFDAVTRLRDAFGLKPGAISYCGLKDKQGRTEQIIAVDGADVDMQEPDLRLKYLGRTDKPLSSANITSNRFSVTVRSLSPASLGPLNVATAEVNRLGVVNYFDSQRFGSLKHGQGFIAKDLIRGDFEAALHNFLAAPSELDRTEDAKVKAFWRDNWGRWDARVPYEGTRKYHRILKSLRDHPKDFVRAFMQIDSDYRAMLLFTYQSYLWNEGVRRYLQLLLPREQLFPMRYQAGTVLFHRDASAEVMRTLREATFPLLAPDSTFSDPKVEEAVTWVLGKEKLKLSDLRIEEEPRRLYFKHEERPLLVFPHKLVVGRTQADDINRGEVKVNVAFTLPPGAYATLVIKRLFHFEYTEDTPEVIRASQRPRFVEMEQAASDGEREERGSAPRGRARTPAGRDERPAPRGRASTDREARGPSDSRRRGTEGREPRATEGPSRHRDLATQKQAAEQPKEAPVPVGFREHQRQRKAAREVARAETAAKQAAKGPKSRKK from the coding sequence GTGAGAATCAAACAGAAGCCCGAAGACTTCTCCGTCAAGGAGTCCTACCGTTTCGACGAAGTCGAGACGGGACGCCACCGCGTCTACCTCATGGACAAGCAGAAGCTGTCCACGTTCGACGCGGTGACCCGACTGCGGGACGCCTTCGGCCTCAAGCCCGGCGCCATCAGCTACTGCGGCCTCAAGGACAAGCAGGGCCGCACCGAGCAGATCATCGCCGTGGACGGCGCCGACGTGGACATGCAGGAGCCCGACCTGCGCCTGAAGTACCTGGGCCGCACGGACAAGCCCCTGTCCTCCGCCAACATCACCTCCAACCGCTTCTCCGTCACCGTGCGCTCGCTGAGCCCGGCGTCGCTGGGGCCCCTCAACGTCGCCACCGCCGAGGTCAACCGCCTGGGCGTGGTGAACTACTTCGACAGCCAGCGCTTCGGCTCGCTGAAGCATGGCCAGGGCTTCATCGCCAAGGACCTCATCCGCGGCGACTTCGAGGCGGCCCTGCACAACTTCCTCGCCGCCCCCTCGGAACTGGACCGCACCGAGGACGCCAAGGTGAAGGCCTTCTGGCGTGACAACTGGGGCCGCTGGGACGCGCGCGTCCCCTACGAGGGCACGCGCAAGTACCACCGCATCCTCAAGTCCCTGCGCGACCATCCGAAGGACTTCGTGCGCGCCTTCATGCAGATCGACTCGGACTACCGGGCGATGCTGCTCTTCACGTACCAGAGCTACCTCTGGAACGAGGGCGTGCGGCGCTACCTCCAGCTGCTGCTGCCGCGCGAGCAGCTCTTCCCGATGCGCTACCAGGCCGGCACGGTGCTGTTCCACCGCGACGCCAGCGCGGAGGTGATGCGCACCCTGCGCGAGGCCACCTTCCCCCTGCTCGCCCCCGACTCCACCTTCAGCGACCCGAAGGTGGAGGAGGCCGTCACCTGGGTGCTGGGCAAGGAGAAGCTCAAGCTCTCGGACCTGCGCATCGAGGAGGAGCCGCGCCGGCTCTACTTCAAGCACGAGGAGCGGCCGCTGCTCGTCTTCCCGCACAAGCTCGTCGTCGGCCGCACGCAGGCCGACGACATCAACCGCGGGGAGGTGAAGGTCAACGTCGCCTTCACCCTGCCGCCGGGCGCGTACGCCACCCTCGTCATCAAGCGCCTCTTCCACTTCGAGTACACCGAGGACACCCCGGAGGTCATCCGCGCCTCCCAACGCCCGCGCTTCGTGGAGATGGAGCAGGCCGCGAGTGACGGCGAGCGCGAGGAGCGGGGCTCGGCGCCTCGTGGCCGAGCGCGCACGCCCGCCGGACGTGACGAGCGCCCGGCCCCGCGTGGCCGCGCGTCCACGGACCGCGAGGCCCGGGGCCCGTCGGACTCCCGTCGCCGGGGGACTGAAGGCCGCGAGCCGCGCGCCACGGAAGGGCCGTCCCGCCACCGCGACCTGGCCACCCAGAAGCAGGCGGCCGAGCAGCCGAAGGAGGCCCCGGTGCCCGTGGGCTTCCGCGAGCACCAGCGGCAGCGAAAGGCCGCTCGCGAGGTGGCCCGAGCCGAAACGGCCGCCAAGCAAGCGGCCAAGGGCCCGAAATCACGGAAGAAATAG
- a CDS encoding protein kinase domain-containing protein → MMTTQACPNCGTQHDIRVYVSGQKVTCRCGIRFEVRRADSAGAGALRNTVVPGGSGVFERQSRVGPAVTVVPGSGAQSSSMAANGAPRPAENITFVPGGEPVGVAVPASMVALRQVTPASGVAAPALVVASRQAPPASGVASQAPSDAASREAMTPAPPVAESGVARAEPPGQTPLPPSALPLPGVAAPADAERGVALPSDVAGGDAPVDATVVRSSVKTGMGTEHSDVSVHDVSTFLTGKKVELPGFELLEVLGRGGMGEVWLARQQSLGRTVAVKLLPPRLAKDPEFVTRFEKEATALAALNHPHIIQIIDRGVAGEHYFFVMEYVEGRSLREAMAAGLTPERALKILLSVARAIECAHDKGIIHRDLKPENILLDGRGHAKVADFGLAGIQGPNTRLQLTATAVAMGTLNYMAPEQRRDAKNVDGRADLFSLGVMLYEVLTGELPLGRFKLPSTKVPGLDPRVDVVVERLLETEPEARYATAGELCAAMEAMISNSSAPGMSEGEVEGRVVPAVARSRSHLSRRVKMGWRRVRAGLSVVGGLALLGFAVREFVGPMSLHLGKDDRVVIGTNGVQVAAGEKHWPPNTYGEVFASVNLVDAAKPGGPLRFEVGFDKGEEEINVHSGQWRLVDGQLQAIQGGKESDGQRLVPRAYVAHRYFSINDFRAEVLMNVKPLGKQYPEEPEAQHYGELAFRIKDLQVSAFAIPGAGMRLAWRYFTDDGQEVVGNSALDTENLVEDEMPLPAHGPYLVRLQMQRMKNGGVLVEAFLNNDRFARKLLPELEDRVGKVALGCRNLECSFDDLKVKGVLEARPKRKVAQGAGGAE, encoded by the coding sequence ATGATGACGACGCAGGCCTGTCCCAACTGCGGGACGCAACACGACATCCGGGTATACGTCAGCGGTCAGAAGGTGACCTGCCGCTGCGGCATCCGGTTCGAGGTGCGTCGCGCTGACTCCGCTGGAGCAGGGGCTCTGCGCAACACGGTGGTGCCGGGCGGCAGCGGCGTCTTCGAGCGGCAGTCGCGCGTCGGCCCTGCCGTGACGGTGGTGCCGGGCTCGGGTGCCCAGTCCTCGAGCATGGCGGCGAACGGGGCTCCGCGCCCGGCGGAGAACATCACCTTCGTCCCCGGTGGCGAGCCGGTGGGTGTCGCCGTGCCGGCCTCGATGGTGGCCTTGCGGCAGGTGACGCCCGCGTCGGGTGTCGCTGCTCCGGCGTTGGTGGTGGCCTCGCGGCAGGCGCCGCCCGCGTCGGGTGTCGCCTCGCAGGCCCCGTCGGACGCTGCCTCGCGTGAGGCGATGACTCCTGCCCCGCCCGTGGCGGAGTCCGGTGTCGCGAGGGCGGAGCCCCCCGGCCAGACGCCGCTGCCTCCGAGCGCGCTACCGCTTCCGGGCGTGGCCGCGCCCGCGGACGCGGAGCGTGGGGTGGCGCTGCCCTCCGACGTCGCGGGTGGGGACGCGCCCGTGGATGCGACGGTGGTGCGTTCATCGGTGAAGACGGGGATGGGTACCGAGCACTCGGATGTGAGCGTGCACGACGTGAGCACGTTCCTGACGGGCAAGAAGGTGGAGCTGCCGGGCTTCGAGCTGCTGGAGGTGCTGGGCCGGGGCGGCATGGGCGAGGTGTGGCTCGCACGGCAGCAGTCGCTGGGGCGCACGGTGGCGGTGAAGCTCCTGCCGCCACGGCTGGCGAAGGACCCGGAGTTCGTCACCCGGTTCGAGAAGGAGGCCACGGCGCTGGCCGCCCTCAACCACCCGCACATCATCCAGATCATCGACCGGGGCGTGGCGGGCGAGCACTACTTCTTCGTCATGGAGTACGTGGAGGGCCGCTCACTGCGCGAGGCGATGGCGGCGGGCCTCACGCCGGAGCGGGCGCTGAAGATCCTCCTGTCGGTGGCACGCGCCATCGAGTGCGCGCACGACAAGGGCATCATCCACCGCGACCTGAAGCCGGAGAACATCCTCCTGGACGGGCGCGGCCACGCGAAGGTGGCGGACTTCGGGCTGGCCGGCATCCAGGGGCCGAACACGCGCCTGCAGCTCACCGCGACGGCGGTGGCCATGGGCACGCTGAACTACATGGCTCCGGAGCAGCGGCGCGACGCGAAGAACGTGGACGGGCGCGCGGACCTCTTCTCGCTCGGTGTCATGCTCTACGAGGTGCTCACCGGCGAGCTGCCGCTGGGTCGCTTCAAGCTGCCGTCCACCAAGGTGCCGGGGTTGGACCCGCGCGTCGACGTGGTGGTGGAACGGCTGCTGGAGACAGAGCCGGAGGCCCGCTACGCGACGGCGGGCGAGCTGTGCGCGGCGATGGAGGCGATGATCTCCAACTCGTCCGCGCCGGGGATGTCCGAGGGCGAGGTGGAGGGGCGCGTGGTGCCGGCGGTCGCGCGTTCCAGGAGCCACCTGTCGCGCCGGGTGAAGATGGGCTGGAGGCGGGTGCGGGCGGGCCTGTCGGTGGTGGGCGGGCTGGCGCTGCTGGGCTTCGCGGTGCGCGAGTTCGTGGGGCCGATGAGCCTGCACCTGGGCAAGGACGACCGGGTCGTCATCGGCACCAACGGCGTGCAGGTGGCGGCTGGTGAGAAGCACTGGCCTCCGAACACCTACGGTGAGGTCTTCGCCTCGGTGAACCTGGTGGACGCGGCGAAGCCCGGCGGGCCGTTGCGCTTCGAGGTGGGCTTCGACAAGGGTGAAGAGGAGATCAACGTCCACAGCGGCCAGTGGAGGCTGGTGGACGGGCAGCTCCAGGCCATCCAGGGCGGCAAGGAGTCGGATGGGCAGCGGCTGGTGCCTCGCGCGTACGTGGCGCACCGCTACTTCTCCATCAACGACTTCCGGGCCGAGGTGCTGATGAACGTGAAGCCCCTCGGGAAGCAGTACCCCGAGGAGCCGGAGGCCCAGCACTACGGCGAGCTGGCGTTCCGCATCAAGGACCTGCAGGTGTCGGCCTTCGCCATCCCCGGGGCGGGGATGCGGCTGGCGTGGCGCTACTTCACGGACGACGGCCAGGAGGTGGTGGGCAACAGCGCGCTGGACACGGAAAACCTCGTCGAGGACGAGATGCCGCTGCCCGCGCACGGCCCCTACCTGGTCCGCCTGCAGATGCAGCGCATGAAGAACGGCGGCGTCCTGGTGGAGGCGTTCCTGAACAACGACCGCTTCGCGCGCAAGCTCCTGCCCGAGCTGGAGGACCGCGTGGGCAAGGTGGCGCTCGGGTGTCGCAACCTGGAGTGCTCCTTCGATGACTTGAAGGTGAAGGGCGTGCTGGAGGCGCGGCCGAAGCGCAAGGTCGCCCAGGGCGCCGGCGGCGCGGAGTAG
- a CDS encoding adenylate/guanylate cyclase domain-containing protein encodes MTQAPAPFAPKPGQIRGPRLTGRFADGSLGEFPLGPLTSLGRHPSNTLRLVDREVSKEHAIIERVGKDFVLKDLGSSNGTFVNGRRVKELKLRDGDEVALGSSRLIFHSGEPAVNHSAPTAPGVTVVAQSVSMPAFLAQMDQVPQNFRPVEMVTDIEALKRDYEKLRIAHEFHRQVSLQGNQTGLFEQILKVAFQLLAADHGVILKVADDGQFIPAAVHHRTGKAVNVMLSDTVLKRVVETRKAVLTADAIIDERFSAAESIVAQGIRSAMAVPLMVNDKIQAVLFLDSRQQINAFSEKDLTILSGIAAQAGIALENSVLAEQIRNEAVTRAELSRFLSKAVADAVIAGEAEDLAQSRLAEVSCLFADIRGFTTISENESPQEVVNMLNGFFTAMADVVFRYEGNLDKFIGDCVMAVWGPPLSHPDDAARALRAALEMQDAVEALNRARVAEGKKPIEVGIGVNTGQAVVGYMGSAERHEFTAIGDTVNTASRLCGMAKSGEVLASESTVRKAGHGFDVEGLPAMQVKGKEKAVPTYRVHGVEYTTAASPRRA; translated from the coding sequence GTGACCCAGGCCCCCGCCCCATTCGCTCCGAAACCCGGGCAGATCCGCGGCCCCCGCCTGACGGGACGCTTCGCGGACGGCAGCCTGGGTGAGTTCCCCTTGGGACCGTTGACGTCCCTGGGCCGGCATCCGTCCAACACGCTCCGGCTGGTGGACCGCGAGGTCTCCAAGGAACACGCCATCATCGAGCGTGTCGGCAAGGACTTCGTCCTCAAGGACCTGGGCTCGTCCAACGGCACCTTCGTCAACGGCCGGCGGGTGAAGGAGTTGAAGCTGCGGGACGGGGACGAGGTGGCCCTGGGCTCCTCGCGGCTCATCTTCCACAGCGGCGAGCCGGCGGTGAACCACAGCGCGCCCACCGCGCCCGGGGTGACGGTGGTGGCGCAGTCGGTGTCCATGCCGGCCTTCCTGGCGCAGATGGACCAGGTGCCGCAGAACTTTCGTCCCGTGGAGATGGTGACGGACATCGAGGCGTTGAAGCGCGACTACGAGAAGCTGCGCATCGCCCACGAGTTCCACCGGCAGGTGAGCCTCCAGGGCAACCAGACGGGCCTGTTCGAGCAGATCCTCAAGGTGGCCTTCCAGCTGCTGGCGGCGGACCACGGCGTCATCCTCAAGGTGGCGGACGACGGCCAGTTCATCCCCGCGGCGGTGCACCACCGCACGGGCAAGGCCGTCAACGTCATGCTGTCCGACACCGTGCTCAAGCGCGTGGTGGAGACGCGCAAGGCGGTGCTGACGGCGGACGCCATCATCGACGAGCGCTTCTCCGCGGCGGAGAGCATCGTCGCGCAGGGCATCCGCTCCGCCATGGCGGTGCCGCTGATGGTGAACGACAAGATCCAGGCGGTGCTCTTCCTGGACAGCCGGCAGCAGATCAACGCCTTCTCGGAGAAGGACCTCACCATCCTTTCCGGCATCGCCGCGCAGGCGGGCATCGCGCTGGAGAACTCGGTGCTGGCCGAGCAGATCCGCAACGAGGCGGTGACTCGCGCGGAATTGAGCCGCTTCCTGTCCAAGGCGGTGGCGGACGCGGTGATTGCCGGCGAGGCCGAGGACCTGGCGCAGAGCCGGTTGGCCGAGGTGAGCTGCCTGTTCGCGGACATCCGCGGCTTCACGACGATTTCGGAGAACGAGTCGCCGCAGGAAGTCGTGAACATGCTCAACGGCTTCTTCACCGCGATGGCGGACGTGGTGTTCCGCTACGAGGGGAACCTGGACAAGTTCATTGGCGACTGCGTCATGGCCGTGTGGGGCCCGCCGCTGTCGCACCCTGACGACGCGGCGCGAGCGCTGCGCGCGGCGCTGGAGATGCAGGACGCGGTGGAAGCGCTGAACCGGGCGCGCGTGGCCGAGGGCAAGAAGCCGATTGAAGTGGGCATCGGCGTCAACACCGGCCAGGCGGTTGTCGGCTACATGGGCAGCGCCGAGCGGCACGAGTTCACCGCCATTGGTGACACGGTGAATACGGCGTCGCGCCTGTGCGGCATGGCCAAGAGCGGTGAGGTGCTCGCCTCCGAGTCCACGGTGCGCAAGGCGGGCCATGGCTTCGACGTGGAGGGCCTGCCGGCGATGCAGGTGAAGGGGAAGGAGAAGGCCGTCCCGACCTACCGCGTCCATGGCGTGGAATACACCACCGCTGCTTCCCCGCGCCGCGCATGA
- a CDS encoding 2Fe-2S iron-sulfur cluster-binding protein gives MRRLPDAPPRGRAITVDLDGESIPAIEGEPVACSLVAADEPVLARSIKYHRPRSPYCFAAACSHCLMRVDGMPNVYTCRTPARDGMRLERQNAYPSAKVDVFETIDWFFPKGLDHHEMFAGVPVAEQVMAKVARQLAGLGLLPKEEGPVTPPARTLRTRVAVVGGGAAGLGAARVLADKGVPFLLFERDDHLGGRLAHGVPEQDGPEVQDAATFPKGSILTRATVLGLYDDEAGRYLAVGALEPEGPRLLKVYAERFLLAPGGHPPMVPFENNDLPGVYAGRAASLLLRRYDMAPEMAALVGWGPELHALVKLLQERGVRVTAVVDLKGPLPKDAHPLAVLGSEPKAHGLRRVSAFSYTQAGGGRKKVSCDAVLVSVPVSPSFELARQGGAKVTFDAGLGLFVVEADADGRTQATDVFAAGDLTGGGTAREAEAAGRRTAEALVGGLS, from the coding sequence ATGCGACGCCTCCCAGACGCACCCCCGCGCGGTAGGGCCATCACCGTGGACCTCGATGGCGAGAGCATCCCCGCCATCGAAGGTGAGCCGGTGGCGTGCTCCCTCGTCGCCGCGGACGAGCCCGTCCTCGCCCGTTCCATCAAGTACCACCGGCCCCGGAGCCCGTACTGCTTCGCCGCCGCCTGCTCCCACTGCCTGATGCGGGTGGACGGCATGCCCAATGTCTACACGTGCCGCACGCCCGCGCGGGACGGCATGCGGCTGGAGCGGCAGAACGCGTATCCCTCCGCGAAGGTGGACGTCTTCGAGACCATCGACTGGTTCTTCCCCAAGGGCCTGGACCACCACGAGATGTTCGCTGGCGTGCCGGTGGCCGAGCAGGTGATGGCCAAGGTGGCGCGGCAGCTCGCGGGGCTCGGCCTGCTGCCGAAGGAAGAAGGCCCCGTCACCCCTCCGGCCCGCACGCTGCGCACGCGCGTGGCGGTGGTGGGCGGCGGCGCGGCGGGACTCGGCGCGGCGCGGGTGCTCGCCGACAAGGGCGTGCCCTTCCTCCTCTTCGAGCGGGATGACCACCTGGGCGGACGCCTGGCCCACGGCGTGCCGGAGCAGGACGGGCCCGAGGTGCAGGACGCCGCCACGTTCCCCAAGGGGAGCATCCTCACCCGCGCGACGGTGCTGGGCCTGTATGACGACGAGGCCGGGCGCTACCTCGCGGTGGGCGCGCTGGAGCCGGAGGGCCCGCGGCTGTTGAAGGTCTACGCGGAGCGCTTCCTGCTCGCGCCGGGCGGCCACCCGCCGATGGTGCCCTTCGAGAACAACGATCTGCCCGGTGTGTACGCGGGCCGCGCGGCCAGCCTGCTCCTGCGCCGCTATGACATGGCGCCGGAGATGGCGGCACTGGTGGGCTGGGGCCCGGAGCTGCACGCGCTGGTGAAGCTGCTGCAGGAGCGCGGCGTGAGGGTGACGGCGGTGGTGGACCTGAAGGGCCCGCTGCCGAAGGACGCCCACCCGCTGGCGGTGCTGGGCTCGGAGCCGAAGGCGCACGGGCTGCGACGGGTGAGCGCGTTCAGCTACACGCAGGCGGGCGGCGGCAGGAAGAAGGTGTCCTGTGACGCCGTGCTGGTGTCGGTGCCCGTCAGCCCCAGCTTCGAGCTGGCGCGTCAGGGCGGCGCGAAGGTGACGTTCGACGCGGGCCTCGGCCTCTTCGTGGTGGAGGCGGACGCGGACGGGCGCACGCAGGCAACGGACGTGTTCGCCGCCGGGGACCTCACCGGGGGCGGCACCGCGAGGGAAGCGGAGGCCGCCGGCCGCCGCACGGCCGAGGCGCTGGTGGGAGGGCTGTCATGA
- a CDS encoding RNA polymerase sigma factor, translating into MAEEAPPLPWKADVQAARRGDPSAFESLVRSVQRPVYGLALRLLQREAEAAEVAQEALLRAYQNLHRYDDSRPFDLWVLAITRNLCLDLLRRRTKVKTEELEPMKEVLPSGDVSQEDRAIATEERQSLEEAMATLSAEDREVLALYYVQKRTTKEIAQVMGCAPGTIMARLFRAREKLRKKMTPAPEEAAR; encoded by the coding sequence ATGGCTGAGGAGGCTCCCCCGCTTCCCTGGAAGGCGGACGTGCAGGCCGCCCGCCGTGGTGACCCGTCCGCTTTCGAGTCCCTCGTCCGCAGCGTGCAGCGCCCGGTGTACGGCCTGGCGCTGCGGCTGTTGCAGCGCGAGGCCGAGGCCGCGGAGGTGGCGCAGGAGGCCCTGCTGCGCGCCTACCAGAACCTGCACCGCTACGACGACTCGCGCCCGTTCGACCTCTGGGTGCTCGCGATTACGCGCAACCTCTGCCTGGACCTGCTCCGCCGCCGCACCAAGGTGAAGACGGAGGAGCTGGAGCCCATGAAGGAGGTGCTCCCCAGCGGCGACGTGTCGCAGGAGGACCGCGCCATCGCCACCGAGGAGCGTCAGTCGCTCGAGGAGGCCATGGCCACCCTGTCCGCCGAGGACCGGGAAGTGCTCGCGCTCTACTACGTCCAGAAGCGCACGACGAAGGAGATCGCCCAGGTCATGGGGTGCGCTCCCGGCACCATCATGGCCCGCCTGTTCCGTGCCCGCGAGAAGCTCCGCAAGAAGATGACCCCCGCCCCCGAGGAGGCTGCCCGATGA